The following proteins are encoded in a genomic region of Mycobacterium kiyosense:
- the embB gene encoding putative arabinosyltransferase B codes for MTTSEDTGAVSGASSRKRPLDGADPGAFASTRATRWVATIAGLVGFLLSVATPLLPVVQTTAMLNWPQNGQLNSVTSPLISLTPVDFKASVPCSIERDMPADGGVILGTAPKQGKDANLNALFVVVSAKRVDVTDRNVVILSVPRELMRSPNCERIDVTSTHAGTFAEFVGLKDPRGAPLRSGFPDPNLRPQIVGVFTDLTGPAPPQLKLSATVDTRFSTTPTTLKLLAMVGAIVSTAIALIALWRLDQLDGHRMRRWIPANWRKFTLLDGVMIVAFLLWHVIGANSSDDGYILGMARVADHAGYMSNYFRWFGSPEDPFGWYYNLLALMTHVSDASIWMRLPDLFAGLVCWLLLSREVLPRLGPAVTASKPANWAAAMVLLTAWMPFNNGLRPEGIIALGSLVTYVLIERSMRYSRLTPAALAIITAAFTLGVQPTGLIAVAALVAGGRPILRILVKRRRMVGGTLPLLSPLLAAGTVILTVVFADQTLSTVLEATRVRSKIGPSQAWYTENLRYYYLFLPTVDGSLSRRFGFLIAALCLFTGVFIMLRRKRIPGVARGPAWRLMGVIFGTMFFLMFAPTKWVHHFGLFAAVGAAMAALTTVLVSPAVLRWSRNRMAFLAAVLFVVALCFATTNGWWYVSSYGVPFNSTMPKIAGITVSTMFFVLFTLAAVYAAWLHFAPRGSGEGRITTWLTTAPVALAAGFMALVFVASMGIGIVRQYPTYSNGWSNLRAFTGGCGLADDVLVEPDPNDGFMAPLPGDYGPLGPLGGSNPVGFSPNGVPEHTVAEAMVMKPNQPGTDYDWDAPTKLKAPGVNGSTVPLPYQLDPARVPLAGTYTTGAQQQSRLASAWYTLPKADDGHPLVVITAAGKITGNSVLHHYTTGQTVVLEYARPGAGPLVPAGRLIPDDLYGEQPKAWRNLRFARDKMPADAVAVRVVAEDLSLTPEDWIAITPPRVPELRSLQEYVGSTQPVLLDWAVGLAFPCQRPMLHTNGVTEIPRFRITPDYSAKKLDTDTWEDGVNGGLLGITDLLLRAHVMATYLSRDWARDWGSLRKFDTLVDAPPARLDLGEATRSGLWSPGQIRIKP; via the coding sequence ATGACGACCAGCGAGGACACCGGCGCGGTTTCCGGCGCGAGCAGTCGCAAAAGGCCCCTAGATGGCGCTGATCCGGGGGCCTTTGCGTCTACTCGCGCAACGAGGTGGGTCGCCACCATCGCTGGGCTGGTCGGATTCCTGCTGTCTGTCGCCACGCCGCTGCTGCCGGTCGTGCAGACCACCGCCATGCTGAACTGGCCGCAGAACGGCCAGCTGAACAGCGTGACCTCGCCGCTGATCTCACTGACACCGGTGGACTTCAAGGCGTCGGTGCCGTGCAGCATCGAACGGGACATGCCCGCCGACGGCGGCGTCATCTTGGGCACCGCACCCAAGCAAGGCAAGGACGCCAACCTCAACGCGCTGTTCGTCGTCGTCAGCGCCAAGCGCGTCGACGTCACCGACCGCAACGTGGTGATCCTGTCGGTGCCGCGTGAACTGATGCGCTCCCCGAACTGCGAACGCATCGACGTCACCTCCACCCATGCCGGCACCTTCGCCGAATTCGTCGGGCTCAAGGACCCCCGTGGCGCCCCGCTACGCAGCGGCTTCCCCGACCCCAACCTGCGCCCGCAGATCGTCGGGGTGTTCACCGACCTCACCGGGCCCGCACCGCCCCAGCTCAAGCTCTCGGCGACCGTAGACACCCGCTTCTCCACCACCCCGACCACGCTGAAGCTGCTGGCCATGGTCGGCGCGATCGTGTCCACCGCCATCGCCCTGATCGCGCTGTGGCGGCTCGACCAGCTCGACGGTCACCGGATGCGGCGCTGGATCCCGGCCAACTGGCGCAAATTCACCCTGCTGGACGGCGTGATGATCGTCGCGTTCCTGCTCTGGCACGTGATCGGGGCCAACTCGTCGGACGACGGCTACATCCTGGGCATGGCGCGGGTGGCCGACCACGCCGGCTACATGTCCAACTACTTCCGCTGGTTCGGCAGTCCCGAGGACCCGTTCGGCTGGTACTACAACCTGCTGGCCCTGATGACCCACGTCAGCGACGCCAGCATCTGGATGCGGCTGCCCGACCTGTTCGCCGGGCTGGTGTGCTGGTTGCTGCTGTCGCGGGAGGTGCTGCCCCGACTCGGCCCCGCAGTGACGGCCAGCAAGCCCGCCAACTGGGCCGCGGCGATGGTGCTGCTGACCGCGTGGATGCCGTTCAACAACGGGCTGCGGCCCGAGGGGATCATCGCGCTCGGCTCGCTGGTGACCTACGTGCTGATCGAGCGGTCGATGCGCTACAGCCGCCTGACGCCGGCGGCGCTGGCCATCATCACCGCGGCGTTCACCCTGGGTGTGCAGCCGACCGGCCTGATCGCGGTGGCCGCGCTGGTGGCCGGTGGCCGCCCGATCCTGCGGATCCTGGTCAAACGCCGTCGCATGGTCGGCGGCACGCTGCCGCTGCTGTCGCCGTTGCTGGCCGCCGGCACGGTGATCCTGACCGTGGTGTTCGCCGACCAGACGTTGTCGACGGTGTTGGAGGCCACCAGAGTTCGCAGCAAGATCGGGCCCAGCCAGGCCTGGTACACCGAGAACCTGCGCTACTACTACCTGTTCCTACCCACCGTCGACGGATCGCTGTCGCGCCGGTTCGGATTCTTGATCGCCGCGTTGTGCCTTTTCACCGGGGTGTTCATCATGTTGCGGCGCAAGCGGATTCCCGGCGTGGCCCGCGGGCCCGCGTGGCGGCTGATGGGCGTCATATTCGGCACCATGTTCTTCCTGATGTTCGCCCCCACCAAGTGGGTGCACCACTTCGGCCTGTTCGCCGCGGTGGGCGCCGCGATGGCCGCGTTGACCACGGTGCTGGTGTCGCCGGCGGTGCTGCGCTGGTCGCGCAACCGGATGGCTTTCCTGGCGGCGGTGTTGTTTGTGGTGGCCCTGTGCTTCGCCACCACCAACGGCTGGTGGTACGTGTCCAGCTACGGGGTGCCGTTCAACAGCACGATGCCCAAGATCGCCGGAATCACGGTCAGCACAATGTTTTTCGTGCTGTTCACGCTGGCTGCGGTGTACGCCGCGTGGCTGCACTTCGCCCCGCGCGGCAGCGGGGAGGGGCGGATCACCACCTGGCTCACCACGGCGCCGGTGGCGCTGGCGGCCGGGTTCATGGCGCTGGTTTTCGTCGCCTCGATGGGGATCGGCATCGTGCGGCAGTACCCCACCTACTCCAATGGCTGGTCGAACCTGCGGGCGTTCACCGGCGGCTGCGGCCTGGCCGACGACGTGCTGGTCGAGCCGGACCCCAACGACGGCTTCATGGCGCCACTGCCGGGCGACTACGGTCCGCTCGGTCCGCTGGGCGGGTCCAACCCGGTCGGCTTCTCCCCGAACGGGGTGCCGGAGCACACCGTCGCCGAGGCGATGGTGATGAAGCCGAACCAGCCCGGCACCGACTACGACTGGGATGCGCCGACCAAGCTGAAAGCCCCTGGCGTCAACGGATCGACGGTGCCGCTGCCGTATCAGCTCGACCCGGCGCGGGTGCCGCTGGCCGGCACCTACACCACCGGCGCCCAGCAACAGAGCCGGCTGGCCTCGGCCTGGTACACGCTGCCCAAGGCCGACGACGGGCATCCGCTGGTGGTGATCACCGCGGCGGGCAAGATCACCGGCAACAGCGTGCTGCACCACTACACCACCGGCCAGACGGTGGTATTGGAGTACGCCCGGCCCGGCGCCGGTCCGCTGGTGCCCGCCGGGCGCTTGATCCCCGACGACCTGTACGGGGAACAGCCCAAGGCGTGGCGCAACCTACGGTTCGCTCGCGACAAGATGCCGGCCGACGCCGTCGCCGTGCGGGTGGTGGCCGAAGACTTGTCGCTGACGCCGGAGGACTGGATCGCGATCACCCCGCCGCGGGTGCCCGAACTGCGGTCGCTGCAGGAGTACGTCGGGTCCACTCAGCCGGTGCTGCTGGACTGGGCGGTCGGGCTGGCCTTCCCGTGCCAGCGGCCGATGCTGCACACCAACGGCGTCACCGAGATCCCGCGGTTCCGCATCACACCGGACTACTCGGCCAAGAAGCTGGACACCGACACTTGGGAGGACGGCGTCAACGGCGGCCTGCTCGGGATCACCGACCTGCTGCTGCGTGCGCACGTGATGGCCACGTACCTGTCGCGGGACTGGGCGCGGGATTGGGGGTCGCTGCGCAAGTTCGACACGCTGGTCGACGCCCCGCCCGCCCGGCTGGATCTGGGCGAGGCCACTCGCAGCGGACTCTGGTCACCGGGGCAGATCCGCATCAAGCCCTAG
- a CDS encoding NADPH:quinone reductase — protein sequence MHAAVVTSFDAPPGYLEVPDPVPKRDGEIVVDVVAAGLHQLVRAKAAGLHYSSTAVLPQVAGADGVARMPDGSLRYFVADGAMAQRAVIDPRRSFELPAGADAVQVAAATNPAMSAWMALRRRSAFAAGNSVLVLGATGSSGLMAVQVAKLLGASRVVGAGRNPDRLAEAARLGADATIALGAERSAADIAAAADSVDVVLDYLWGEVAAQVMTALAVHRADPDQPLRWVQIGGMAGTEAAVAAAVLRKRPFEIVGSGFGSIPDADFLAELPELITPVCSGALQIAARPVPLSEVERNWADTGAGPRTVFLPRA from the coding sequence GTGCATGCTGCCGTTGTCACCAGCTTCGATGCCCCGCCGGGCTACCTCGAGGTGCCCGACCCCGTGCCCAAGCGCGACGGCGAAATAGTCGTCGACGTCGTCGCAGCGGGGCTGCACCAGCTGGTCCGCGCCAAAGCGGCCGGCCTGCACTACAGCAGCACCGCGGTGCTGCCGCAGGTGGCCGGCGCCGACGGTGTCGCGCGGATGCCGGACGGCTCGCTGCGCTATTTCGTGGCCGACGGGGCGATGGCCCAGCGGGCGGTGATCGACCCGCGCCGCAGCTTCGAACTGCCCGCCGGCGCCGACGCCGTCCAGGTCGCGGCCGCGACGAACCCGGCCATGTCGGCATGGATGGCGCTGCGCCGACGCAGCGCCTTCGCCGCCGGGAACAGCGTGTTGGTGCTCGGCGCCACCGGGTCCTCGGGCCTGATGGCCGTGCAGGTCGCCAAGCTGCTGGGTGCGAGCCGGGTGGTCGGGGCGGGCCGCAACCCGGACCGGCTCGCCGAGGCCGCCCGGCTGGGCGCCGACGCCACCATTGCGCTCGGCGCCGAACGGTCCGCCGCCGACATCGCCGCCGCCGCGGACTCCGTCGACGTCGTGCTGGACTACCTGTGGGGAGAGGTCGCCGCGCAGGTCATGACCGCGCTTGCCGTCCACCGAGCCGACCCCGACCAGCCGCTGCGGTGGGTCCAGATCGGCGGGATGGCCGGCACCGAGGCCGCCGTTGCGGCGGCAGTGCTGCGCAAGCGGCCGTTTGAGATTGTCGGCAGCGGGTTCGGCTCCATACCGGACGCCGATTTCCTAGCGGAGTTGCCCGAGCTGATCACGCCGGTCTGCTCCGGTGCGTTGCAGATCGCGGCCCGCCCCGTCCCACTCAGCGAGGTTGAGCGGAACTGGGCCGACACCGGCGCCGGCCCGCGGACCGTGTTCCTGCCTAGGGCTTGA
- a CDS encoding hydrolase has translation MVSTRLGIAMLVGCVCVGCAAAPPAGPGSASRPRYVAMGDSFAAAPGVPERAAPRNCHKSTNNYPAILARRLAATTFRDVTCSGATTDDIYSRAQQTGDGLVPRQLDALDATTELITITVGANDVGLAADAESCEVKGSNPRPCSEKLVVDQVDSVSRLISEQAPVWAAMLDEVRARAPHARIIVVGYGLFLRTDGCYPEQPILPADANYLQAKIDELDDRQRQLATQKGVEFFDTRAMSRDHDMCAPPAERYVEGYATRNRAVPLHPTALGAAAIGNALTDYLVLSENR, from the coding sequence ATGGTCTCGACGCGGCTGGGCATCGCCATGCTGGTGGGGTGCGTGTGCGTCGGATGCGCGGCGGCGCCGCCGGCGGGGCCCGGATCGGCGTCGCGACCGCGGTACGTCGCGATGGGTGATTCCTTCGCGGCCGCGCCTGGCGTGCCGGAGCGGGCCGCGCCCAGAAATTGCCACAAATCGACCAACAACTATCCGGCCATACTGGCGCGGCGCCTGGCGGCCACCACATTCCGCGACGTGACCTGCAGCGGCGCGACCACCGACGACATCTACAGTCGCGCTCAGCAGACTGGCGACGGCCTGGTGCCGCGACAACTCGACGCGCTCGACGCAACCACGGAACTGATCACGATCACAGTCGGCGCCAATGACGTCGGACTGGCCGCCGACGCCGAATCCTGCGAGGTCAAAGGCTCGAATCCGAGGCCCTGCAGCGAAAAACTCGTCGTCGATCAGGTCGACAGCGTCTCCCGGCTGATCTCCGAGCAGGCGCCGGTATGGGCCGCGATGCTCGACGAGGTCCGCGCGCGGGCGCCGCACGCCCGAATCATCGTGGTGGGATACGGGCTGTTCTTACGGACCGACGGCTGTTACCCCGAGCAGCCGATCCTGCCGGCCGACGCCAATTATCTGCAGGCGAAGATCGATGAGCTCGACGATCGGCAACGGCAGCTCGCGACGCAAAAGGGCGTCGAATTCTTCGACACCCGTGCGATGTCGCGGGACCACGACATGTGCGCACCGCCCGCGGAGCGATATGTGGAGGGCTATGCCACCAGGAATCGTGCGGTGCCACTGCATCCGACCGCATTGGGCGCGGCGGCCATTGGCAACGCGCTGACCGATTATTTGGTGCTCTCGGAGAACAGGTGA
- a CDS encoding hypothetical protein (frameshifted, insertion at around 6216521,6216340), whose protein sequence is MTEYAPESVDRLPFSTPDKSQRYRTENYSGATGLNWYLSDPTLQFTMAYYLQPDELAVAEPHLADIGALMGGPVTRWADETDRNPPRLERYDRWGHDVSRVVLPESFIQSKRAVLDAQQTLRTAMRDAGFRSTLALFAANYLLDEADIGMACALGTGGGMVQSLVAAYAPPDVREHVLAKFESGGVGGRDRPAAHRAHRRLGSGCAGDDGHAQRRLVAAQRLQVVRLQLRRRGVRGVGQTRRRPRIPAGASPTSWCCGLAGTAPATGCGCAGSRTNLAPARWRRARWSSPTPKPSCCPRSPRRTRARPTARAWAG, encoded by the coding sequence ATGACGGAGTACGCCCCCGAGTCCGTGGATCGGCTACCGTTCTCGACGCCGGACAAGTCGCAGCGCTACCGAACCGAAAACTACAGCGGCGCAACGGGTCTCAACTGGTACCTGAGCGACCCCACGCTGCAGTTCACCATGGCCTACTATTTGCAGCCCGACGAGTTGGCCGTCGCGGAGCCACACCTGGCCGACATCGGCGCGCTGATGGGCGGTCCGGTCACCCGCTGGGCCGACGAGACCGACCGCAACCCGCCCCGGCTGGAACGCTACGACCGGTGGGGCCACGACGTCAGCCGCGTCGTGTTGCCGGAGTCGTTCATCCAGTCAAAGCGCGCGGTGCTCGATGCGCAGCAGACGTTGCGCACCGCGATGCGGGACGCGGGTTTTCGTTCGACGCTGGCGCTGTTCGCGGCCAACTACCTGCTGGACGAGGCCGACATCGGGATGGCCTGCGCGCTGGGTACCGGCGGCGGCATGGTGCAGTCGCTGGTGGCCGCCTACGCACCGCCGGACGTGCGGGAGCATGTGCTGGCCAAGTTCGAGTCCGGGGGAGTGGGCGGGCGAGACCGCCCAGCTGCTCACCGAGCGCACCGGCGGCTCGGATCTGGGTGCGCTGGAGACGACGGCCACGCCCAACGGCGACTCGTGGCTGCTCAACGGCTTCAAGTGGTTCGCCTCCAACTGCGCCGGCGAGGCGTTCGTGGTGTTGGCCAAACCCGAAGGCGCCCCCGGATTCCAGCCGGGGCGTCGCCAACTTCCTGGTGCTGCGGACTCGCCGGGACGGCACCCGCAACGGGGTGCGGGTGCGCCGGCTCAAGGACAAACTTGGCACCCGCTCGGTGGCGTCGGGCGAGGTGGAGTTCGCCGACGCCGAAGCCTTCCTGCTGTCCGAGGAGCCCTCGGCGGACGCGGGCCCGTCCGACGGCAAGGGCCTGGGCCGGATGA
- a CDS encoding hypothetical protein (frameshifted, insertion at around 6216524) — MASGEVEFADAEAFLLSEEPSADAGPSDGKGLGRMMELTNAARLGIALFALGNARRALVESLCYARQRQAFGGPLIDKPLIRRKLAEMIVDVEAAQALVFDGTGALNHRQPRNLRQRIAVPVTKLRVARLGITAASDAIEIHGGNGYIETWPVARLLRDAQVNTIWEGPDNILCLDVRRGIEKVRAHETLLARLRDAVSVSDDDTTTGLVAERIDDLDAAVTAWEKLDDGVAEARLFPLAQFMGDVYAGALLTEQAAWERDVRGDERKALVARLYAQRYLADRGRLRGIDAHDDEALERFDELADGALLQ, encoded by the coding sequence GTGGCGTCGGGCGAGGTGGAGTTCGCCGACGCCGAAGCCTTCCTGCTGTCCGAGGAGCCCTCGGCGGACGCGGGCCCGTCCGACGGCAAGGGCCTGGGCCGGATGATGGAACTGACCAACGCCGCACGACTTGGAATCGCGCTGTTCGCGCTCGGCAACGCGCGCCGGGCTCTGGTCGAATCGCTGTGCTACGCCCGACAGCGCCAGGCGTTCGGCGGTCCGCTGATCGACAAGCCGCTGATCCGCCGCAAGCTGGCCGAGATGATCGTCGACGTCGAAGCGGCCCAAGCACTGGTGTTCGACGGCACCGGCGCTCTCAACCATCGCCAGCCGCGCAACCTGCGCCAGCGCATCGCGGTGCCGGTCACCAAGCTGCGGGTGGCCCGGCTGGGCATTACTGCTGCCTCTGACGCGATCGAGATTCACGGTGGGAACGGGTATATCGAAACCTGGCCGGTGGCAAGGCTGTTGCGTGATGCGCAGGTCAATACCATCTGGGAGGGCCCGGACAACATCCTGTGCCTGGACGTGCGGCGAGGTATCGAGAAGGTCCGTGCACACGAGACGCTGCTGGCCCGGCTCCGCGATGCGGTGTCGGTTTCCGACGACGACACCACCACCGGTCTGGTCGCCGAGCGGATCGACGATCTGGACGCGGCCGTGACCGCCTGGGAGAAGCTGGACGACGGAGTGGCCGAAGCACGGCTGTTCCCGCTGGCCCAGTTCATGGGCGACGTGTACGCCGGCGCGCTGCTCACCGAGCAGGCAGCCTGGGAGCGCGACGTCCGCGGCGACGAGCGCAAGGCGCTGGTGGCGCGGCTGTATGCGCAGCGCTACCTCGCCGACCGGGGGCGGTTGCGCGGGATCGACGCCCACGACGACGAAGCGCTGGAGCGGTTCGACGAACTCGCCGACGGCGCGCTGCTCCAGTAA
- the accD4 gene encoding propionyl-CoA carboxylase subunit beta: protein MTEAGPAPVIHSTAEKLAELRERLELAKEPGGEKAAAKRAKKGIPSARARVHSLLDPGTFFEIGALCKTPGDPNALYGDGVVTGHGLIDGRPVGVFSHDQTVFQGTVGEMFGRKVARLMEWCAMVGCPIIGIQDSGGARIQDAVTSLAWYAELGQRHEALSGVVPQISLIFGKCAGGAVYSPIQDDLLISVRDQGYFFVTGPDVIREVTGEDVTLDELGGSDTQARYGNIHQVVNSEAEAFQYVRDFLSFLPSNCFDNPPVINPGLEPEVTSTDLELDAIVPDSDNMAYDMHEILLRIFDDGDFLDVAAQHGPAIITGFARVDGRPIGVIANQPMHLSGAIDNEASDKAARFIRFCDSFQLPLVFVVDTPGFLPGAEEEKRGIIKRGGRFLYSVVEADVPKVTITIRKSYGGAYAVMGSRQLTADFNYAWPTARIAVIGAEGAAQLLMKRFPDPTTPEAQQIKKDFIEGYNLNMAIPWTAAERGFIDAVIDPHQTRLLLRRSLHLLRDKQNWARLARKHGLIPI, encoded by the coding sequence GTGACCGAAGCAGGCCCGGCCCCCGTCATCCATTCCACCGCGGAGAAGCTGGCCGAGCTTCGCGAACGCCTGGAGCTGGCCAAGGAGCCCGGGGGCGAGAAGGCCGCCGCCAAGCGCGCGAAGAAGGGCATTCCGAGCGCCCGCGCCCGAGTGCACTCGCTGCTGGACCCCGGCACCTTCTTCGAGATCGGTGCGCTGTGCAAGACCCCGGGCGACCCGAACGCGCTGTACGGCGACGGCGTGGTCACCGGCCACGGCCTGATCGACGGGCGCCCGGTCGGGGTGTTCTCGCACGACCAGACCGTGTTCCAGGGCACCGTCGGGGAGATGTTCGGCCGCAAGGTCGCGCGCCTGATGGAGTGGTGCGCAATGGTCGGTTGCCCGATCATCGGTATCCAGGACTCGGGTGGCGCCCGGATCCAGGACGCGGTCACCTCGCTGGCGTGGTACGCCGAGTTGGGCCAGCGTCATGAGGCGTTGTCCGGCGTGGTGCCGCAGATCTCCCTGATCTTCGGCAAATGCGCTGGGGGAGCAGTGTATTCGCCGATCCAGGACGATCTGCTGATCTCGGTGCGCGACCAGGGCTACTTCTTCGTGACGGGGCCTGACGTGATCCGGGAGGTCACCGGCGAGGACGTCACCCTCGACGAGCTCGGCGGCTCGGACACTCAGGCCCGCTACGGCAACATCCACCAGGTCGTCAACTCCGAGGCCGAGGCGTTCCAGTACGTGCGGGACTTCCTGTCGTTCCTGCCGTCGAACTGCTTCGACAATCCGCCGGTGATCAACCCCGGACTGGAACCGGAGGTCACCTCGACCGACCTCGAGCTCGACGCGATCGTGCCGGACTCGGACAACATGGCCTACGACATGCACGAGATCCTGTTGCGGATATTCGACGACGGGGACTTCCTGGATGTCGCCGCGCAGCACGGGCCGGCCATCATCACCGGGTTCGCCCGGGTGGACGGGCGCCCGATCGGTGTGATCGCCAACCAGCCCATGCACTTGTCCGGCGCGATCGACAACGAGGCTTCGGACAAGGCAGCACGCTTTATCAGATTCTGCGATTCGTTCCAGCTGCCGCTGGTGTTCGTGGTGGACACCCCGGGGTTCCTGCCGGGCGCCGAGGAGGAGAAGCGCGGCATCATCAAGCGCGGCGGCCGGTTCCTGTACTCCGTGGTGGAGGCCGACGTACCGAAGGTGACCATCACGATCCGCAAGTCCTACGGCGGCGCGTACGCGGTGATGGGCTCGCGCCAGCTCACCGCCGACTTCAACTACGCGTGGCCCACTGCGCGCATCGCGGTGATCGGGGCCGAGGGGGCCGCGCAGCTGCTGATGAAGCGCTTCCCCGACCCCACCACGCCCGAGGCGCAGCAGATCAAGAAGGACTTCATCGAGGGCTACAACCTCAACATGGCGATCCCGTGGACCGCCGCCGAGCGCGGATTCATCGACGCGGTGATCGACCCGCACCAGACGCGGTTGCTGCTGCGCCGGTCGCTGCACCTGCTGCGTGACAAGCAGAACTGGGCCCGGCTGGCGCGTAAGCATGGCCTGATCCCGATCTAG
- the fadD32 gene encoding long-chain-fatty-acid--AMP ligase FadD32: MAYHNPFVVNGKIKFPQNTNLVRHVEKWAKVRGQKLAYRFLDYSTERDGIERDILWSEFSARNRAVGARLQQVTQPGDRIAILCPQNLDYLISFFGALYSGRIAVPLFDPAEPGHVGRLHAVLDDCTPSTILTTTESAEGVRKFIRARSVKERPRVIAVDAVPNEVASTWQETVADENTIAYLQYTSGSTRTPTGVQITHLNLPTNVLQTLVALEGNEGDRGLSWLPFFHDMGLITALCAPVLGQSFTFMTPAAFVRRPGRWIRELARKPGETGGVYSAAPNFAFEHAAVRGVPKDGEPPLDLSNVKGILNGSEPVSPASMRKFFKAFEPYGLKPTAVKPSYGLAEATLFVSTTPMDEEPRIIHVDRDELNKQHFVEVAADAPNAVAQVSAGKVGVDEWAVIVDPDSASELPDGQIGEIWLHGNNLGVGYWGKEEETNHVFKNILKSRVAESHAEGAPDDGMWVRTGDFGTYHNGHLYIAGRIKDLVIIDGRNHYPQDLEFTAQEASKALRVGYVAAFSVPANQLPQKVFDDPHAGLAADPEDTSEQLVIVAERAAGAHKLEYQPIADDIRAAIAVGHGVTVRDVLLVQAGSIPRTSSGKIGRRACRTAYIDGSLRSGISSPTAFAT; this comes from the coding sequence ATGGCCTACCACAACCCGTTCGTTGTCAACGGCAAGATCAAGTTCCCGCAGAACACCAACTTGGTCCGGCACGTCGAGAAGTGGGCGAAGGTTCGTGGCCAGAAGCTGGCGTACCGGTTCCTGGACTACTCCACCGAGCGCGACGGCATCGAACGCGACATCCTCTGGTCGGAGTTCAGCGCCCGCAACCGTGCCGTGGGCGCCCGACTGCAGCAGGTCACCCAGCCCGGCGACCGCATCGCCATCCTGTGCCCGCAGAACCTGGACTACCTGATCTCGTTCTTCGGAGCGCTGTACTCGGGCCGGATCGCGGTGCCGCTGTTCGACCCCGCCGAACCCGGCCACGTCGGCCGTCTGCACGCGGTGCTCGACGACTGCACCCCGTCGACGATCCTGACCACCACCGAATCCGCCGAAGGGGTGCGCAAGTTCATCCGCGCCCGGTCGGTCAAGGAGCGGCCGCGGGTGATCGCGGTCGACGCGGTACCCAACGAGGTCGCCTCCACCTGGCAGGAAACGGTCGCCGACGAGAACACCATCGCCTACCTGCAGTACACCTCCGGCTCCACCCGCACCCCGACCGGCGTGCAGATCACCCACCTGAACCTGCCCACGAACGTGCTGCAGACGCTGGTCGCGCTGGAAGGCAACGAAGGCGACCGCGGCCTGAGCTGGCTGCCGTTCTTCCACGACATGGGCCTGATCACCGCGCTGTGCGCCCCGGTGCTCGGTCAGAGCTTCACCTTCATGACTCCCGCGGCGTTCGTCCGCCGGCCCGGCCGCTGGATCCGCGAACTCGCCCGCAAGCCCGGCGAGACCGGCGGTGTGTACTCGGCCGCGCCCAACTTCGCGTTCGAGCACGCCGCGGTGCGCGGGGTGCCCAAGGACGGCGAGCCGCCGTTGGACCTGAGCAACGTCAAGGGCATCCTCAACGGCAGCGAGCCGGTGTCGCCGGCCTCGATGCGCAAGTTCTTCAAGGCATTCGAGCCCTACGGCCTCAAGCCCACCGCGGTCAAGCCGTCCTACGGGCTGGCGGAGGCGACCCTGTTCGTCTCGACCACGCCGATGGACGAAGAGCCCCGGATCATCCACGTCGACCGGGACGAACTGAACAAACAGCACTTCGTCGAGGTGGCCGCCGACGCACCCAACGCCGTCGCACAGGTCTCCGCCGGCAAGGTCGGCGTCGACGAGTGGGCGGTCATCGTCGACCCCGACTCGGCCAGCGAGCTGCCCGACGGGCAGATCGGCGAGATCTGGCTGCACGGCAACAATCTCGGCGTCGGCTACTGGGGCAAAGAGGAAGAGACCAACCACGTCTTCAAGAACATCCTGAAGTCCCGGGTCGCCGAGTCGCACGCCGAGGGAGCACCGGACGACGGGATGTGGGTGCGCACCGGTGACTTCGGCACCTACCACAACGGCCACCTCTACATCGCGGGCCGGATCAAGGACCTGGTCATCATCGACGGCCGCAACCACTACCCGCAGGACCTCGAGTTCACCGCGCAGGAGGCCAGCAAGGCGTTGCGGGTCGGTTACGTCGCGGCCTTCTCGGTGCCTGCCAACCAGCTGCCGCAGAAGGTGTTCGACGACCCGCACGCCGGCCTGGCCGCCGACCCCGAGGACACCTCCGAACAACTGGTGATCGTCGCCGAGCGGGCCGCCGGGGCGCACAAGCTGGAATACCAGCCGATTGCCGACGACATCCGGGCGGCGATCGCCGTGGGGCACGGGGTGACGGTGCGCGACGTGCTGCTGGTGCAGGCCGGCTCGATTCCCCGCACCTCCAGCGGCAAGATCGGCCGCCGCGCCTGCCGGACCGCCTACATCGACGGCAGTCTGCGCAGCGGCATCAGCTCGCCGACCGCCTTCGCCACCTAG
- a CDS encoding hypothetical protein (frameshifted, insertion at around 6227279) has product MTLIADGRREGGVGNNIPPTPPGVGAEVTLHEVPVLAGLGLTMTGARPGGFGALDARTNEICAEGDLICAAPKEAFSPANLPTTLNTLAGGAGQPVHAMYATTDFWSSDGQSATQWTLNWAHGVLEKAPHPKHG; this is encoded by the coding sequence GTGACCTTGATCGCCGACGGCCGCCGCGAAGGTGGAGTGGGCAACAACATCCCGCCGACTCCGCCCGGGGTGGGCGCGGAGGTGACCCTGCACGAGGTACCGGTGCTGGCCGGGCTCGGCCTGACCATGACCGGCGCGCGGCCGGGTGGATTCGGCGCGCTGGACGCCCGCACCAACGAGATCTGCGCCGAGGGCGACCTGATCTGCGCGGCGCCCAAGGAGGCGTTCAGCCCGGCCAATCTGCCCACCACGTTGAACACCCTCGCCGGTGGCGCGGGGCAGCCGGTTCATGCGATGTATGCCACAACCGATTTCTGGAGCTCGGACGGCCAGTCGGCCACCCAGTGGACGTTGAACTGGGCACATGGGGTGTTGGAGAAGGCCCCGCACCCCAAACATGGGTGA